A stretch of DNA from Solea solea chromosome 20, fSolSol10.1, whole genome shotgun sequence:
AGGAATAACGGCTGATGACTCCAGGTATTATTTGGTGGTCGCGGCACTGGATCAGCAGTCCACTCGCCGCGTGATGCAGCTCCTGCGCGCCCCGCCACGGCACGGAAAGTACGCAGTTTCTCCTCCGGCGCTACAGCCTGTCTCCTGTGGAAAGAGCGGATAAGCTGCTTGTGTCCGAACAGCCCGTGGGCCTCGCCGCTCCATGGCGCCCAAGGCGGATGGGTCTTGGCGGCCGTGCGGTGACTTTCGCCGCCTGAATAACATTACTGCACATGACCGTTATCCCATTCCGCACATTCAGGATTTTTCGGTCCGCCTGGCGGGAATGCCGATTTTCTCTAAGGTGGATCTGGTGCGTGGTTATCATCAGGTTCCCGTGCGCGCAGAGGACGTGGCCAAAACTGCGGTGATTACGCCATTCGGGCTTTTCGAGTTCCTGCGCATGCCGTTTGGCCTCAAGGGCGCGGCACAAACATTTCAGAGGCTGATGGACTCGGTGTTGCGTGACCTCGCGTTCGTTTTCGTCTATCTGGACGGCATTTTGGTGGCCAGCCAGTCGGCTGATGAGCACCTGTCGCACCTTAAGCGAGTTTTCCGGCGCCTCGATGAACATGGCTTGATTGTCAACACAGCCAAATGGCAGTTTGGGCTGCCGGTGATTGATTTCTTGGGCCATCGCATTTCGTCGCAGGGTGCGGTTCCTTTGCCTTCTAAGGTGCAAGTGGTGGTGGATTTTCCCCATCCGGTCTCGGTCAAGTCCTTGCAGGAGTTTTTGGGCATGGTGAACTTCTATAACTGTTTCCTACCTCGTGCTGCCCACCTCATGTTGCCACCATATGGGGCCCTGAGGCTGAAGAAGGCCAACGACCGGGTCGACTGGACCCCTGAACGCATTCAGGCCTTTAGGGTGCTGGAGGCGGGCTCTAAAAGTTTCGTGCTGGATATGGGCGGGCGTCGAGAGCGTGTTTCGTTGGATAGACTCAAGCCGGCTCATTTTGTGGCCGGTGAAGAGGTGTTACCGGCCCGGGTTCCCCGTCGGGGTCGCCCCCCTTCCAAGGCCCCTGTTGTGTCTTCTCCGGCTGTGTGTCCTACGTTGGACCCTGTTGTGGTCGGTGTCTCTCCTGCCTGTCGCCCCCCTGTGGTTTCGGACGTGGGGTGGCGTAACCGTTATGGCAGACTGGTTAAGCCTCCTGTGAGGTACTGATTCTTACCCTGGGGTTTCCCTCTGGgtgttcgggggggggggggggggggggttctctcACCCAGTTGGTTTCTGGGTAAGGGGTGGTtctgtgatatatatatttgctgTATGGGGCACATGTGTCTTGCTCTCAACTCATACAGAATAAACCTGTGTAACTCACCAACGTCTCAGCCTTTCCTCATcctgccaaaataaaaaaaaccaagcaGCAAAAAAGAAGAGTATAGAATTTGtcagaaaagtttgaaaaacactcaCCCTGACCACGCTCTCAGCCACGCCCACtcccaacattcactcagagagagagagagagagagagagaggaaagtaaaAGAAGTAAATTctgatgacttctctgactctGAAGTtgccaagaagaacaagtgtgtgtgtgtgtgtgtgtgtgtgtgtgtgtgtacgtatgagtatgcgtgtgtgtgtgtatgtgtgtttgtatatgtgtgtgtacgtatgagtatgcgtgtgtgtgtgtatgtgtgtttgtatatgtgtgtgtacgtgtgagtatgcgtgtgtgtgcgtgtgtgtgtgtgtgtgtacctgaacAGGTTGTCCATCACGTATGTATATTTCTCCAGATTGTTCTGAGGcaggaaacaggaagaaaacaCGATGATGTCATTCATCCCGTCTCCATAGTAACCTGAATGGTGACATGGGAGGGACAAATATAAATCCTGAGAGTGGGGTCACAGTAACTCCTCCCCCTGCAGTGATGTCATACCTCCGTGGGACAACACTTGTAGAAACGGCTCGAGGACACTCATGTTGACGCGGCTTTCCTGTGCCGCTTCACCTGTGGAGAAACAGCGCCACCTGGTGCCATGACTGTCCAACACGTCCTCCGTCTCCAGCGACGCACTGCACTGAGACCTGCAGGTGGGAGGGGCTTCCACTTGTCTGCGACGGTGGGAAACCACGCCCAGACGCAGCAGctcacctggaaaaaaaaagtccaacattagtgtgtgtgtgaggttctgcatctgtgtgacctctgacctctgaccttctatATTGCAGATAGGAAAGGGCAGTGATTCAGTATCAGATGGTGTTTCCACGGCGTCCAGGTCGATGTCCAGCCCCaggtcatcgtcatcatcaggTGAGAGGAAGCCTGAGGGGAAGTCGTCAGAGACGGTGGACTCACTGCGTCCTGAGGACAAGTACAGAAGCTCAGCAGGTCCACAACTCACAACAACATTCACGATCTCTGAAGTACAGAATCTCAGCAGGTCCACAACTCACGACAACATTCACGATCTCTGAAGTACAGAATCTCAGCAGGTCCACAACTCACGACAACATTCACGATCTCTGAAGTACAGAATCTCAGCAGGTCCACAACTCACAACATTAACGATCTCTGAAGTACAGAAGCTCAGCAGGTCCACaactcacaacaacattaacgaTCTCTGAAGTACAGAAGCTCAGCAGGTCCACaactcacaacaacattaacgaTCTCTGAAGTACAGAAGCTCAGCAGGTCCACAACTCACAACAACATTCACGATCTCTGAAGTACAGAATCTCAGCAGGTCCACAACTCACAACATTAACGATCTCTGAAGTACAGAAGCTCAGCAGGTCCACAACTCACAACATTAACGATCTCTGAAGTACAGAAGCTCAGCAGGTCCACaactcacaacaacattaacgaTCTCTGAAGTACAGAAGCTCAGCAGGTCCACAACTCACAACAACATTCACAATCTCTGAAGTACAGAATCTCAGCAGGTCCACaactcacaacaacattaacgaTCTCTGAAGTACAGAAGCTCAGCAGGTCCACaactcacaacaacattaacgaTCTCTGAAGTACAGAAGCTCAACAGGTCCACaactcacaacaacattaacgaTCTCTGAAGTACAGAAGCTCAGCAGGTCCACaactcacaacaacattaacgaTCTCTGAAGTACAGAAGCAACAACATTCACAATCTCTGAAGTACAGAAGCTCAGCAGGTCCACaactcacaacaacattaatgaTCTCTGAAGTACAGAAGCTTAGCAGGTCCAAaactcacaacaacattaatgaTTTCTGAAGTACAGAAGCTCAGCAGGTCCAAaactcacaacaacattaacgaTCTCTAAAGTACAGAAGCTCAGCAGGTCCAAaactcacaacaacattaacgaTCTCTGAAGTACAGAAGCTCAGCAGGTCCACAACTCACAACAACATTCACAATCTCTGATTTACAGCAGCTCAGCAGGTCCACaactcacaacaacattaacaatcTCTGAAGTGCAGAAGCTCAGCAGGTCCACaactcacaacaacattaacgaTCTCTGAAGTACAGAAGCTCAGCAGGTCCACaactcacaacaacattaacaatcTCTGAAGTACAGAAGCAACAACATTCACAATCTCTGATGTACAGAAGCTCAGCAGGTCCAAAACTCACAATAACATTCACAATCTCTGAAGTACAGAAGCTCAGCAGGTCCATAACTCACAACAACATTCACAATCTCTGAAGTACAGAAGCTCAGCAGGTCCACAACTCACAACAACATTCACAATCTCTGAAGTACAGAAGCTCAGCAGGTCCACAACTCACAACAACATTCACAATCTCTGATGTACAGAAGCTCAGCAGGTCCACAACTCACAACAACATTCACAATCTCTGATGTACAGAAGCTCAGCAGGTCCACAACTCACAACAACATTCACAATCTCTGATGTACAGAAGCTCAGCAGGTCCACAACTCACAACAACATTCACAATCTCTGATGTACAGAAGCTCAGCAGGTCCATAATTCAGGTACTTACCGAGAGAGACACTGAGTGCCGGCGCCACCagaaccttcttcttcttctgcggccGTGTCAAGCTCAGACtggtgggcggggctaaaaCAGGAGGTTAAAAATGATATTCATGattcttacatttatttatagctTAATTGCAGTTTATTCGCCGTTTATTTATAGTTTAATTGCAGTTTATTTACGGTTTAATTGCCGTTTATTTATAGCTTAATTgcagtttatttacagtttatttgcctttttgcagtttatttacagtttatttgccttttttgcagtttatttatagtttatttgTCGTTTAATTACAATTTCATTGCAAATTATTAGCagtttattcagtttatttacattttaattgccGTTTAATTACAGTTTTATTGCAGTTCATTTGCCGTTTAATTACAGTTTGTTTACAGTATAATTGTAGTTTATTTACAGCTTAATTGAAGTTTATTTACAGTCTATTTACAGTTTGTGTCTTGTTTAAttgcagtgtatttacagtttgattgcagtttatttacagtttatttgccttttttgcagtttaattacagtttcattgcattttattatttatttatatatatatatatatatacatatatgtacatacacttGTTGAGTACTTTCAAATATGCGAGTACATCTTTGCGTATTTGGTTATTGACAAACAGCCTAAGTCTCTGTTCCTCTTACCTGCTGCCAGGGCAACAGTGTTTTTTGTCCGCTGATCCCCTGTGtctgcctcttcttcctctgaagatgatgaagaaaaacagaatgatTTACTTTTCACTTCCTGGTTTCTCCTCAGCAAGTGATGTCACACAGTTTCCTGCTACACAAAatgcaacataaacacatttttaaattcatgaaatcacaaatgaataaaacagaagATTTCTGGACCTGGTTGATGAGCAGAGTTAACCGTCATGTGACCAGCAGTGTCAGTCATCATCCTGTTGGAGGAGCTGATGTTCTCGTCTGTCAAACACGAACACTAACAAACACTGTTACTGCtattgttactgctgttactgttactgttgttactgttactgttattgttactgctgttactactgttaccgttgttactgttactgctgttactactgttactgttattgttattactgttgttactgatactgctgttactgttattgttattactgttactgttgtaactgttgttactgttactgctgttactgttgttactgacACTGTTGTTACTCTTGTTACTgatactgttgttactgttactgtttttactgatactgttgttactgttactgttgttactgtttttactgatactgttgttactgttactgttgttactgttgttactgttactactgttactgttactactgttactgttgttactgttgttactgttgttactgatactgctgttactgttactattgTTACTGCTGTTCCTGTTAGTGTTACTTTTGTTActattgttactgttgttactgttactgttgttactgttactgctgttactgttgttactgttgttactgttattactgttgttactgatactgctgttactgttattgttattactgttgttactgttgttactgatactgttgttactgttactactgttactgatgttactattactgttgttactgatactgctgttactgttactattgttactgctgttactgttagtGTTActattgttactgttgttactgttactgctgttactattgttgctgttactgttgttactgttactgctgttactgttgttactattactgttgttactgatactgctgttactgttgttactattgctgttgttactgctactgctgttactgttgttactgttactgttactgctgttactgttattgttactgctgttactgctgttactactgttactgttattgttattactgttgttactgatactgctgttactgttactgttgtaactgttgttactgttactgttgttactgacACTGTTGTTACTCTTGTTACTgatactgttgttactgttactgtttttactgatactgttgttactgttactgttgttactgtttttactgatactgttgttactgttactgttgttactgttactactgttactgttgttactattactgttgttactgttactgttgttactgatactgctgttactgttactattgtcactgctgttactgttagtGTTACTATTGTTActattgttactgttgttactgttactgttgttactgttactgctgttactgttgttactgttgttactgttattactgttgttactgataatgctgttactgttattgttattactgttgttactgctgttactgttactgctgttactgttgttactgatactgttgttactgttactactgttactgatgttactattgttactgctgttactgctgttactgttagtGTTActattgttactgttgttactgttactgctgttactattgttgctgttgttactgttgttacttttattactgttgttactattgctgttgttactgctactgctgttactgttgttactgttactgttgttactgttactgctgttactgttgtttttactattgttactgctgttactgttgttactgttactgttattactgttgttactgttattgttgttactgttactggtgctgttgttactgttactgctgttactgttgttactgttactgatgTTACTGTTGTTACCGTTACTACTGTTGATGTTACTGTTACTACTGTTgatgttactgttgttactgttgtcaATATCCTGCATTAATACAATGTCAACATTAATAAAGTGAGTTTGTAAAGTGAGTTTGTTAAGTGAGTTTGTTAAGTGAGTTTGTAAAGTCAGTTTGTTAAGTGAGTTTGTTAAGTCAGTTTGTTAAGTGATTTGTAAAGTCAGTTTGTTAAGTGAGTTTGTAAAGTCAGATTGTTAAGTGAGTTTGTAAAGTCAGTTTGTTAAGTGAGTTTGTGTGGTAGAATAccttcacaaacaaacatgattcTAGTATCACATGAAGAACTTGTTTCTCgaattcacacatacacacacacacagtcagacacacactcactcacacagacagacacacagtcacacagacacacagtcagtcagacacacactgacacagacacacacaaacacacacagacacacacacatactatgtagagaaaataaaaaataaaaacttacaGTGTAAAGAGTTCTCTGTCAGGGAGTCGATGGGAAACTctgagacacaggtgagtgagacaggtgagacaggtgagacagttACAGGACAAACGGCAGAGAACTCTGGGAaacctgatgacatcacacacacacaggcttttatGAGTGGACTCTGAtatctctctcttgctctctctctctctctcttgttagTGGAGGCGTGGTGTGTTGACGCGGTGAGGGCCCGGccctgtttccatggcaacagtgaCTGTTGGTGGTGGGTGCTGCAGCATGTTTGTACGTGTTCAGAAGATTGCAAAactaaatgatttattatttacctGGAGTTTGTGCTGAGAAGTTAAGACAATGACAGGTGACAaacaagaataaataaatgttttagaaataaaatgttttgtccttttctttAGTGACATTAAACAGCCTAAATATATCTTTTAAATCTATGGGGGTTTTTTAAGagtcaatgtttgttttgttgttttctgtgaaacGATCAGGTAATTCATTCAGGTGGTTAATTTACTGATCGAGTGTCAGTCGACATCAGACACACTTGTTCTTGTCTGACCTTTCAGacaagaagaataaataaaacaccagcCGTGAAGCTTCAGATGTAACGTGTTCAGCTGGTTTTATCTGCACCGCCCGCCCCAGCTGCTCTGTGAGACAAATGTATCGCAACAGGCGGcgacagggacagagagggaAGGTAAACTGCgtgttttctctttatttgaAGTTTGTTTTGGGGTCAAAGACACGGGAACTcctgaaaaaacacttttctttcgAAAAAGGTTTTGATTTCTTCAGAAAACCATTCGTTTTTACTGTTGTTGACGCATaaactgttgtttatttcaTCAACATCTTTCCTAACGTCTCCTAACGACGTGGCGGAAAAGGCTGACGCCGATGATGACGTGCTGACGGTGACGTCACTTTGAGTTCACTTTGTTAAACCGCGGCCCAAGTCAAGTAGGTCTAACTGCGGTTGCTAGGTGGCTAACTGCTAACCGGTTGGGCGGATGTGACGGAATGACATCGTGATGCGCGCGGTGGGCGGAGCCTTCGACGGTAGCGGATGAAAACATGTTCCCCGTCAGCACCGTCGTTGAGAAGCTGCGTCTTTAGCGACTCGAGTTGAGTCTTTAACCCGGACTTTAGTGTCGAGTTCCCCGCAGGAGTCCGCGAGTGTGTTCGGAGCACAGTAAGCTCCAGTGTTAGCTTAAGGTGAGTAACTGTGGAGCTCAAGGTTTTAACTTTGACCCGCCTCGACTCTCacttacttcctgtttatgtgcatgtgtgcgcgcgcgcgggTGTGTGTCTTAAGttaattatgttgttattttaatagGTGTTCAAATTTAAGTCAGATTTGCTTTTGTGtcaggtttgttgttttatatggTGAGTTGTCTCTTCAGAGGACGTCTGTTGTCTGTTCAGAGGACGTCTGTTGTCTGTTCAGACGACGTGTGTTGTCTCTTCACAGGGCGTCTGTTGTCTCTTCAGAGGACGTGTGTTGTCTCTTCAGAGGATGTCTGTTCAGAGTACGTGTGTTGTCTCTTCAGAGGACGTCTATTGTCTCTAAAGAGTATGTGTGTTGTCTCTAAAGAGGACGTCAGTTGTCTAAAGAGGACATCTGTTGTCTCTTCAGAGTACATTTGTTGTTTCTAAAGAGGACGTCTGTTGTCTGTCCAGAGGACGTGTGTTGTCTCTTCAGAGGACGTCTGTTGTCTGTTCAGAGGACATCTGTTGTCTCTAAAGAGGACGTCTGTTGTCTCTAAAAAGGACATCAGTTGTCCAAAGAGGACGTCTGTTGTCTCTAAAAAGGACATCAGTTGTCTCTTAAGAGGACGTCTGTTGTCTAAAGAGGACGTGTGTTGTCTCTTCAGAGGACGTGTGTTGTCTCTTCAGAAGACGTGTGTTGTCTAAAGAGGTCGTCTGTTGTCTCTTCAGAGGATGTGTGTTGTCTCTAAAGAGGACGTCAGTTGTCtaaagaggacatttgttgtCTCTTCAGAGGATGTCTGTTGTCTCTTCAGAGGACATCTGTTGTCTCTAAAAAGGACATCAGTTGTCTAAAGAGGACGTCTGTTGTATAAAGAGGAAATCTGTTGTCTCTTACGAGGACGTCTGTTGTCTAAAGAGGACGTGTGTTGTCTCTAAAGTGGACTGTGTTGTCTCTTCAGAGGACGTCTGCTCAGAGGACGTGTGTTGTCTCTTCAGAAGACGTGTGTTGTCTAAAGAGGACGTCTGTTGTCTCTTCAGAGGACGTCTATTGTCTAAAGAGGACATCTGTTGTCTCTAAAGAGTATGTGTGTTGTCTCTAAAGAGGACATCAGTTGTCtaaagaggacatttgttgtCTCTTCAGAGGATGTCTGTTGTCCAAAGAGGACGTCTGTTGTCTAAA
This window harbors:
- the LOC131447432 gene encoding BCL2/adenovirus E1B 19 kDa protein-interacting protein 2-like — translated: MMTDTAGHMTVNSAHQPEEEEADTGDQRTKNTVALAAAPPTSLSLTRPQKKKKVLVAPALSVSLGRSESTVSDDFPSGFLSPDDDDDLGLDIDLDAVETPSDTESLPFPICNIEGELLRLGVVSHRRRQVEAPPTCRSQCSASLETEDVLDSHGTRWRCFSTGEAAQESRVNMSVLEPFLQVLSHGGYYGDGMNDIIVFSSCFLPQNNLEKYTYVMDNLFRYVVGTLDLMVAENYVIVYLCAGGQRDKLPEFSWLRECYTTIHHRLRKNLKGFYVVHPTWYIKALVTIIKPFISSKFSRKLQFVENLQGLSQLIPTEQLQIPDCVQQYDENLSR